The window TATGGCATTGGTTATTATACTATTTTTAGCAGGAATGAAACTTTCTCAATTATTTACATTGGGGATTTTTGGAATTGCGGGTATTGCTGGTGCTATTCTTGCTGAAGGTTTTAGAGTAGATAGAGTTACTTCATTTTTGAATCCTTTTGCATATAAATCAGGCATTGGATGGCAAGCAGTACAGTCATTGTATGCTTTGGGTTCTGGAGGTTTATTTGGATTAGGACTTGGGCAAAGTAGACAGAAGTTCTTCTATATTCCTGAACCATATAATGATTTTATATTTTCTATTATAGGCGAAGAATTAGGTTTTATAGGATGTGTTTTAATTATTATATTAATATTAATAATTATATGGAGAGGAATTAGAATATCGCTTAGTAGTAAGGATATGTTTGGATGTTTATTATCTGCTGGTATTGTAGGATTATTTACAGTACAATCATTAGTTCATATTGCAGTTGTAACATCTTCTATGCCTCCAACAGGAATACCTCTTCCACTTGTTAGTGAAGGAGGAACATCTATATTAGTATTTATGTCTGCAGCAGGCATTTTACTTAACATATCCAGATATGATAATATAAATAGGAGTTGAAAAAATGCGAGTATTAATTACAGGTGGAGGGACAGGTGGACACATATATCCTGCTTTAGCCATTGCTAAAAAGATGAAAAAAGAGATAAATGATATAG is drawn from Abyssisolibacter fermentans and contains these coding sequences:
- the ftsW gene encoding putative lipid II flippase FtsW, whose amino-acid sequence is MAKRKASDFTLMIAVIFLVFIGIVMVFSSSYPDAYGKFNDPYHFLKKQLLHSTVGLVAMIFFMNLNYKLLNKLSKVIFLSCLVLTGLLFTPMGLVLKGGRRWITLGFTTFMPSEAMKLGSIIFLCAFLSKKKDIIKDFTGGVIPALLIIGIACGSIIIQKDLSTSVVLGMALVIILFLAGMKLSQLFTLGIFGIAGIAGAILAEGFRVDRVTSFLNPFAYKSGIGWQAVQSLYALGSGGLFGLGLGQSRQKFFYIPEPYNDFIFSIIGEELGFIGCVLIIILILIIIWRGIRISLSSKDMFGCLLSAGIVGLFTVQSLVHIAVVTSSMPPTGIPLPLVSEGGTSILVFMSAAGILLNISRYDNINRS